The Fortiea contorta PCC 7126 genome has a segment encoding these proteins:
- a CDS encoding O-antigen ligase family protein, which translates to MLGASLNKAFDHPQTNLQFPWQCTQWGLLVFPLSPFLGAVAIVLASLVTWSRQHQTIIRRPLNWGFALVSALLIVTTGFADDKVAAFLGLFNLLPYFFVYTGLSALIQTTAQLRQIAYILVIGSVPVVIFGWGQLFLGWNFDFKFLWIVLEWAIAPGGNPSGRMASILMHANTLAAYLVIVFILALGLWLEKYRQLKQTRLIAQNKQLSTLPFIFLTIALLGNFIALILTNSRNGWAIAIFACLAYALYQGWRLIVGAVVVIVASILSAAFAPSPVAQFFRRFIPAFFWARLNDDMYPDRPLALMRKTQWEFAWSLTQQHPWTGWGLRSFSKLYQAKMQISLGHPHNIFLMLAAETGIPTTLLFCALLIWILIAGIQLLVHSNYLNPEQRLIFFSYLTVGIGCVLLNTVDVTLFDLRLNTFFWVIFSAISGATYHYHRHEKLIAKQN; encoded by the coding sequence ATGTTGGGAGCCAGCTTGAACAAGGCTTTTGATCATCCCCAGACCAATTTACAATTTCCGTGGCAATGTACTCAATGGGGATTGCTCGTCTTCCCATTGAGTCCCTTTTTAGGGGCTGTAGCTATAGTGTTGGCATCATTAGTTACTTGGTCGCGCCAACACCAGACAATTATCCGCCGTCCCCTGAATTGGGGATTTGCCCTTGTAAGTGCTTTGCTGATAGTGACCACTGGGTTTGCTGATGATAAAGTAGCAGCCTTCCTCGGCTTGTTTAATCTGCTACCCTACTTTTTTGTTTACACAGGTTTAAGCGCCCTCATTCAAACCACTGCTCAACTACGCCAAATAGCTTATATCTTAGTAATTGGTTCCGTCCCAGTGGTGATTTTCGGTTGGGGACAATTATTTTTAGGTTGGAATTTCGACTTCAAGTTTTTGTGGATTGTTTTAGAATGGGCGATCGCACCAGGAGGAAATCCATCAGGCCGCATGGCTTCAATTTTAATGCACGCTAATACTTTAGCTGCTTATTTGGTGATTGTTTTCATCCTGGCTTTAGGATTGTGGCTAGAAAAATATCGCCAGTTAAAACAGACGCGATTAATTGCACAAAATAAACAGCTATCTACTCTTCCCTTCATTTTTTTAACGATAGCGCTGCTTGGTAATTTTATCGCTTTAATTTTGACAAATTCCCGTAACGGATGGGCGATCGCTATTTTTGCTTGTTTAGCTTATGCACTTTATCAAGGATGGCGTCTGATTGTCGGTGCTGTCGTTGTTATTGTCGCTAGCATCCTCTCAGCAGCTTTTGCGCCCTCACCAGTCGCCCAATTTTTCCGTCGCTTCATTCCGGCTTTTTTCTGGGCGCGGTTAAACGATGACATGTACCCCGACAGACCCCTAGCCCTGATGCGAAAAACTCAGTGGGAATTTGCTTGGTCTTTAACTCAGCAGCATCCTTGGACTGGTTGGGGTTTACGCAGTTTTTCTAAACTTTACCAAGCCAAAATGCAGATTTCCCTTGGTCATCCCCACAACATTTTCTTGATGCTAGCAGCAGAAACTGGCATTCCCACTACTTTATTATTTTGTGCTTTACTCATTTGGATTTTGATTGCAGGTATCCAATTGTTGGTGCACTCAAACTACCTCAATCCAGAGCAAAGATTGATATTTTTCAGTTATCTCACTGTGGGGATTGGGTGTGTGCTATTGAATACAGTAGATGTCACCCTATTTGATTTGCGATTAAATACCTTTTTCTGGGTAATTTTCTCCGCTATCTCCGGAGCCACATATCATTATCATCGACATGAGAAGCTGATAGCCAAACAAAATTAG
- a CDS encoding YaaW family protein, with product MDELRAALELASEEELQDLTAILFSRKFNPLDYVQTPEPLEVQSQDRRAWLDALENRFRFLAADGMTVLRGRTHQVTYRQALVQVCKYLKIPYSHQLATVDLEAEVFLHLLGQVWKKLPEQEKQKLTVRIQNHLIKSELQQPLPLFLQRDPLGLIFKGGSALAVTSVIQPMVLKQIARQFAGHFATYQVAKQTAIAGSQVATTQFQSYVTLQMAQRGMTMSAARYGAVRSMFAVVGPVMWAWFFADLGWRAIATNYGRIIPTIFALAQIRLTRAECWEPA from the coding sequence TTGGACGAACTAAGGGCGGCGTTAGAGCTAGCCAGTGAGGAAGAATTACAAGACTTAACCGCAATTCTGTTTAGTCGCAAGTTTAATCCCCTAGATTATGTTCAGACGCCTGAACCCCTCGAAGTTCAAAGCCAAGACCGCAGAGCTTGGTTAGATGCACTAGAAAATCGCTTCCGGTTTTTGGCGGCTGATGGGATGACGGTATTGCGGGGGCGCACCCATCAAGTTACGTATCGACAAGCACTGGTTCAAGTTTGCAAGTATTTAAAAATTCCCTATTCTCATCAGCTGGCGACTGTTGATTTAGAAGCAGAGGTATTTTTGCATTTATTAGGACAGGTGTGGAAAAAATTACCTGAACAGGAAAAGCAAAAATTAACTGTACGCATCCAAAATCATTTGATTAAATCAGAACTACAACAACCATTACCGTTATTCTTGCAGCGTGACCCCTTGGGGTTGATTTTCAAGGGTGGTAGTGCTTTAGCTGTCACCTCAGTCATACAGCCAATGGTCTTAAAACAAATCGCCCGTCAATTTGCTGGACATTTTGCCACTTATCAAGTTGCAAAACAAACAGCGATCGCCGGCTCACAAGTAGCTACGACTCAATTTCAAAGTTATGTAACGTTACAAATGGCACAACGGGGTATGACGATGAGTGCTGCTCGTTACGGGGCTGTACGCAGCATGTTTGCAGTCGTGGGGCCGGTAATGTGGGCATGGTTTTTCGCAGATTTGGGCTGGAGAGCGATCGCCACTAACTATGGTCGCATCATTCCCACCATCTTTGCCCTAGCACAAATTCGTCTCACCCGCGCTGAATGTTGGGAGCCAGCTTGA
- a CDS encoding NAD(P)/FAD-dependent oxidoreductase, translated as MTDVVVIGAGMAGLVCAQQLTQAGYGVRVVEKSRGLGGRVATRRLQGTCADHGTCYLKPEGELLGRFVELLGDRQILKVWTDKVDQLTANGTIERSPSLSPRYVAPEGMSAIAKFLAQGLDILLNQRVVAITATPENSWRLTLESSDEEITAQALVVAIPAPQAFMLLAPLGESLLDAEFIRCLGSVEFSPCISAIAGYPPTSSPLPQWLALTFTDHTEIAWIGFDSSKRLHPQQPHFVLQSNANFAKLHLETEDLQPVGQYLWQRAAQTLSLPWLDSPNWLQVHRWRYAFPTIPWNETVLAAKTPLPLVCCGDWCGGNLVEGAMVSGLAAATAINQQLHNLALPNVNFFNFFTQ; from the coding sequence ATGACGGATGTGGTGGTGATTGGTGCGGGGATGGCTGGTTTAGTCTGCGCCCAGCAGTTAACTCAAGCAGGGTATGGGGTGCGGGTTGTGGAAAAGTCCCGTGGTTTGGGGGGACGAGTAGCTACACGCCGTTTACAAGGAACCTGTGCGGATCATGGAACTTGTTACCTCAAGCCTGAAGGCGAATTGTTGGGGCGTTTTGTGGAATTGTTGGGCGATCGCCAAATTCTCAAAGTTTGGACGGATAAGGTTGATCAACTGACAGCAAACGGGACGATTGAGCGATCGCCAAGTTTGAGTCCTCGCTATGTGGCGCCGGAGGGAATGAGTGCGATCGCTAAATTTTTGGCTCAGGGTTTAGACATTTTGCTAAATCAGCGTGTTGTGGCGATTACTGCGACTCCAGAAAATAGTTGGCGTCTGACTTTAGAATCTAGCGATGAAGAAATCACTGCTCAAGCTTTAGTTGTGGCGATTCCTGCGCCCCAAGCTTTCATGTTGTTAGCACCGTTGGGTGAGAGTTTATTAGACGCAGAGTTTATCAGGTGTCTGGGTTCTGTAGAATTTTCTCCTTGTATCAGTGCGATCGCTGGATATCCTCCCACATCCTCACCGCTTCCTCAATGGCTTGCCTTAACTTTTACTGATCATACAGAAATCGCATGGATTGGTTTTGATAGCAGCAAGCGTCTTCACCCCCAACAACCACATTTTGTTTTGCAAAGTAACGCTAATTTTGCCAAACTTCACTTGGAGACTGAAGATTTACAACCAGTCGGACAATATTTATGGCAACGTGCAGCTCAGACTTTATCACTACCTTGGTTGGATTCTCCCAATTGGTTGCAAGTGCATCGCTGGCGCTATGCTTTCCCTACCATTCCTTGGAATGAAACCGTTTTAGCTGCGAAAACTCCATTACCTTTGGTGTGCTGTGGTGACTGGTGCGGAGGTAATCTCGTTGAAGGTGCGATGGTTTCTGGCTTGGCTGCTGCTACCGCAATTAATCAGCAACTACATAATTTAGCTCTCCCTAATGTTAATTTTTTCAACTTTTTTACACAATAA
- a CDS encoding DUF3140 domain-containing protein, whose amino-acid sequence MSKDVKSLIDEFHSSVNMEPKELESWLQTEESQSVGQKENDHESIGHKSGKRIIDLLRKKPDSYTDDDLSHMKKVVSYIHRHSAQQPQGDVEHTRWRYSLMNWGHDPLKVK is encoded by the coding sequence ATGAGCAAAGATGTTAAATCATTAATAGATGAATTTCATTCCTCAGTTAATATGGAACCAAAAGAACTAGAATCTTGGTTACAAACAGAGGAATCTCAATCTGTTGGACAAAAGGAAAATGATCACGAATCAATAGGACACAAATCAGGTAAACGCATCATCGATTTGCTGAGAAAAAAACCAGATAGCTACACTGATGATGATTTATCACATATGAAAAAAGTCGTTAGTTACATCCATCGTCACTCAGCACAACAGCCTCAAGGTGATGTTGAACATACGCGCTGGCGCTATTCATTAATGAATTGGGGACATGACCCACTAAAAGTTAAATAA
- a CDS encoding DUF2945 domain-containing protein, which produces MAEKFNKGDKVKWNTSQGETTGEVEKTLTSPTEIKGHQVAASKDNPEYLVKSEKTGKEAAHKPDALEKIEE; this is translated from the coding sequence GTGGCTGAAAAATTCAACAAAGGTGACAAAGTGAAGTGGAACACATCACAAGGTGAAACCACTGGTGAAGTTGAAAAAACTTTGACCTCACCCACAGAAATTAAAGGACATCAAGTTGCTGCTTCAAAAGACAATCCGGAGTATTTAGTTAAAAGCGAAAAAACAGGTAAAGAAGCTGCTCATAAACCTGATGCTTTGGAAAAGATTGAGGAGTAA